A single window of Pyxidicoccus xibeiensis DNA harbors:
- a CDS encoding carboxymuconolactone decarboxylase family protein: MASLEVVRSELADAHKDTRLNLQAVLEGGSLTPEQRWGVAVASAYAVRNERLKEAMLNEAKKALANPEPVIEDARAAASLMAMNNVYYRFRHMIGKESYSTKRAGLRMNRLAQVLTNKVDFELVCLAVSAINGCEMCMQSHEKVVLEGGLSEDQVHDAVRVAAVIHAAAVGLES, encoded by the coding sequence ATGGCCTCGCTCGAAGTCGTCCGCAGCGAGCTCGCGGACGCCCACAAGGACACCCGCCTCAACCTCCAGGCCGTCCTGGAGGGTGGCAGCCTCACCCCGGAGCAGCGCTGGGGCGTGGCCGTGGCATCCGCCTACGCCGTTCGGAACGAGCGGCTGAAGGAGGCGATGCTGAATGAGGCGAAGAAGGCCCTCGCGAACCCGGAGCCGGTCATCGAAGACGCGCGCGCCGCGGCGTCGTTGATGGCGATGAACAACGTCTACTACCGCTTCCGCCACATGATCGGGAAGGAGTCCTACTCGACCAAGCGCGCCGGACTGCGGATGAACAGGCTCGCGCAGGTGCTGACGAACAAGGTGGACTTCGAGCTGGTCTGCCTCGCGGTCAGCGCCATCAACGGCTGCGAGATGTGCATGCAGTCCCACGAGAAGGTCGTCCTCGAGGGCGGCCTCTCCGAGGACCAGGTGCACGACGCCGTCCGGGTCGCCGCGGTCATCCACGCGGCGGCGGTGGGCCTGGAGTCTTAA
- a CDS encoding peroxiredoxin: MLTVGDKIPNFKVKATVSLEKGKEFADITNETYKGKWLVLFAWPKDFTFICPTEIAEFGKKNKDFADRDAQVLGLSTDSEFVHHAWRTHHPDLKGLPFPMLADLKHELCNALGILHKEEGVALRATFIADPEGIIRHVTVNDLSVGRNVSETVRTLDALQTDELCPCNWTKGEETLTQKLAKAG, translated from the coding sequence ATGCTGACCGTTGGCGACAAGATCCCGAACTTCAAGGTGAAGGCCACCGTGTCCCTGGAGAAGGGCAAGGAGTTCGCGGACATCACGAACGAGACCTACAAGGGCAAGTGGCTGGTGCTGTTTGCCTGGCCGAAGGACTTCACCTTCATCTGCCCGACGGAGATCGCGGAGTTCGGCAAGAAGAACAAGGACTTCGCCGACCGCGACGCGCAGGTGCTGGGCCTGAGCACGGACAGCGAGTTCGTGCACCACGCGTGGCGCACGCACCACCCGGACCTCAAGGGCCTGCCCTTCCCCATGCTGGCGGACCTGAAGCACGAGCTGTGCAACGCGCTGGGCATCCTCCACAAGGAGGAGGGCGTGGCGCTGCGCGCGACGTTCATCGCGGACCCCGAGGGCATCATCCGCCACGTGACGGTGAACGACCTGTCCGTGGGCCGCAACGTCTCCGAGACGGTGCGCACGCTGGACGCGCTCCAGACGGACGAGCTGTGCCCCTGCAACTGGACCAAGGGTGAGGAGACCCTGACCCAGAAGCTGGCGAAGGCGGGGTAA
- the dps gene encoding DNA starvation/stationary phase protection protein Dps produces the protein MYRSPSPLPEKARSAIAESLNQRLADGLDLHSQIKVAHWNIKGPQFAALHPLFETFAVSLANHNDSIAERAVTLGAKAYGISRHVGKTSRLPEYPQETTRDMEHVKLLAERLEVYLDGLRQSRKTFEEHQDTDSVDLVTGIITEFEKHAWFLRASLEG, from the coding sequence ATGTACCGCAGCCCCAGCCCCCTTCCCGAGAAGGCCCGCTCCGCCATCGCCGAGTCCCTCAACCAGCGCCTGGCTGACGGCCTGGACCTGCACTCGCAAATCAAGGTCGCCCACTGGAACATCAAGGGCCCGCAGTTCGCCGCGCTCCACCCGCTGTTCGAGACGTTCGCGGTGAGCCTGGCCAACCACAACGACTCCATCGCCGAGCGCGCGGTGACGCTGGGCGCGAAGGCGTACGGCATCAGCCGCCACGTGGGAAAGACGAGCCGCCTGCCGGAGTATCCGCAGGAGACCACGCGTGACATGGAGCACGTGAAGCTCCTGGCCGAGCGGCTGGAGGTCTACCTCGACGGCCTGCGCCAGAGCCGCAAGACGTTCGAGGAGCACCAGGACACCGACTCGGTGGACCTCGTCACCGGCATCATCACCGAGTTCGAGAAGCACGCCTGGTTCCTGCGCGCGTCGCTGGAAGGCTGA
- a CDS encoding pyridoxal phosphate-dependent aminotransferase translates to MSDDVTIPAFRTVPRTGVIYVTAEASRRGYRASDPDWCNLGQGQPETGDLPGAPPRLSTVNIDVADMEYAPVAGLWEVREVIASLYNRLYRRGMPSQYSAENVCLSGGGRSALTRAAASLGAINLGHFLPDYTAYEELLDVFKAFTAIPILLEGERGYAFTHEDLRREIQGRGLSALLFSNPCNPTGKLVQGDELARWVGVAREQECSLLIDEFYSHYIWTGRPGHLPVESAARYVEDVNRDPVVLFDGFTKNWRYPGWRMTWTMGPRQVIESVSSAGSFLDGGGSRPLQRAAIPLLQEDMVVAETMAIHNAFREKRDKFHSRLERLGIRTDRAPDGTFYVWGNVSGLPAPLNEGMGFFRAALEQKIITVPGEFFDVNPGKRRARRPSRFRNYVRLSFGPSLETLEKALARLEAMVLHYTHAPNSAPPKP, encoded by the coding sequence GTGAGCGACGACGTCACGATTCCAGCCTTCCGCACCGTGCCCCGCACGGGTGTCATCTACGTCACCGCCGAGGCGAGCCGCCGAGGCTACCGGGCGAGCGACCCGGACTGGTGCAACCTGGGCCAGGGACAACCGGAGACGGGAGACCTGCCCGGCGCACCGCCCCGGCTGTCCACGGTGAACATCGACGTGGCGGACATGGAGTACGCGCCGGTGGCGGGGCTGTGGGAGGTGCGCGAGGTCATCGCCAGCCTCTACAACCGGCTCTACCGCCGGGGCATGCCCAGCCAGTACAGCGCGGAGAACGTGTGCCTGTCCGGCGGCGGACGCTCGGCCCTCACCCGCGCCGCGGCGAGCCTGGGCGCCATCAACCTGGGCCACTTCCTGCCGGACTACACCGCCTACGAGGAGCTGCTGGACGTCTTCAAGGCGTTCACCGCCATCCCCATCCTCCTGGAGGGCGAGCGCGGCTACGCCTTCACGCACGAGGACCTGCGGCGGGAAATCCAGGGCCGCGGCCTGTCCGCCCTGCTCTTCTCCAACCCCTGCAACCCCACCGGCAAGCTGGTGCAGGGCGACGAGCTGGCGCGCTGGGTGGGCGTGGCCCGCGAGCAGGAGTGCTCGCTGCTCATCGACGAGTTCTACTCGCACTACATCTGGACGGGCCGCCCGGGACACCTGCCGGTGGAGAGCGCCGCCAGGTACGTGGAGGACGTGAATCGCGACCCGGTGGTGCTCTTCGACGGTTTCACCAAGAACTGGCGCTACCCGGGCTGGCGCATGACGTGGACGATGGGGCCGCGCCAGGTCATCGAGTCGGTGTCCAGCGCGGGCAGCTTCCTGGACGGCGGCGGCAGCCGGCCGCTGCAGCGCGCGGCGATTCCCCTGCTCCAGGAGGACATGGTGGTGGCGGAGACGATGGCCATCCACAACGCCTTCCGCGAGAAGCGGGACAAGTTCCACTCGCGGCTGGAGCGGCTGGGCATCCGCACGGACCGGGCGCCGGACGGGACGTTCTACGTCTGGGGCAACGTGTCCGGCCTGCCGGCGCCGCTCAACGAGGGCATGGGCTTCTTCCGGGCCGCGCTGGAGCAGAAGATCATCACCGTGCCCGGCGAGTTCTTCGACGTGAATCCGGGCAAGCGCCGCGCGCGGAGGCCCTCGCGCTTCCGCAACTACGTGCGCCTGTCCTTCGGCCCCTCCCTGGAGACGCTGGAGAAGGCCCTGGCGCGGCTGGAGGCCATGGTGCTGCACTACACGCACGCGCCGAACTCCGCCCCGCCGAAGCCCTGA
- a CDS encoding cation:proton antiporter, with amino-acid sequence MHAIVWFLIIGLLLVAMALGGSVLKRLPLSTSLLYLGVGFGLGRLGMGHLDSREHAALLERLTEVAVIISLFSAGLKLRRPLKDSEWRVSLRLALGAMVLTVALLALVGVTALGLPLGAAVLLGAILSPTDPVLASDVQVSDTHDPDRLRFGLTGEAGLNDGSAFPFVMLGLGLLGLHEVGAGLWRWVALDVLWATAAGLGVGTLLGNQVGRLVLYLRKHHREATGLDELLALGLIALSYGAALLVKGYGFLAVFAAGLALRRIERKHTGSRPAKEVEDAARSKDQIEAATSPEHAPAYMANAVLGFNQALERICEVAVVVVLGLLLASTPFPQEVLWLAPLLFFVLRPLSVAISLAGAPTSRHQRVLMGWFGVRGIGSLYYLYYVLEHGVEGALASKLVSLVLWVVTVSIIVHGISVTPLMKRYEQRPEKQREAAS; translated from the coding sequence ATGCACGCCATCGTCTGGTTCCTCATCATCGGGCTGCTCCTGGTCGCGATGGCGCTGGGTGGCTCGGTCCTCAAGCGGCTGCCGCTGTCCACGTCCCTGCTGTACCTGGGCGTGGGCTTCGGGCTGGGGCGGCTGGGGATGGGCCACCTGGACTCCCGGGAGCACGCCGCCCTGCTGGAGCGGCTCACCGAGGTGGCCGTCATCATCTCCCTCTTCAGCGCGGGGCTGAAGCTGCGCCGCCCGCTGAAGGACTCCGAGTGGCGCGTGTCCCTGCGGCTGGCCCTGGGCGCCATGGTGCTGACCGTGGCCCTGCTGGCGCTGGTGGGCGTCACCGCGCTGGGCCTTCCGCTGGGCGCGGCGGTGCTGCTGGGCGCCATCCTCTCCCCCACCGACCCGGTGCTCGCCTCGGACGTGCAGGTGTCCGACACGCACGACCCGGACCGGCTGCGCTTCGGCCTCACCGGCGAGGCAGGCCTCAACGACGGCAGCGCCTTTCCGTTCGTCATGCTCGGCCTGGGGCTGCTGGGCCTGCACGAGGTGGGGGCGGGGCTGTGGCGCTGGGTGGCGCTGGACGTGCTGTGGGCCACGGCGGCGGGGCTGGGCGTGGGCACCCTGCTGGGGAACCAGGTGGGCCGGCTGGTGCTCTACCTGCGCAAGCACCACCGCGAGGCCACCGGGCTGGACGAGCTGCTGGCCCTGGGGCTCATCGCGCTCTCCTATGGCGCGGCGCTGCTGGTGAAGGGCTACGGCTTCCTCGCGGTGTTCGCCGCCGGGCTGGCGCTGCGGCGCATCGAGCGGAAGCACACCGGCTCGCGCCCCGCGAAGGAGGTGGAGGACGCGGCCCGGAGCAAGGACCAGATTGAGGCGGCCACCAGCCCGGAGCATGCGCCGGCCTACATGGCCAACGCGGTGCTCGGCTTCAACCAGGCGCTGGAGCGCATCTGCGAGGTGGCGGTGGTGGTGGTGCTGGGGCTGCTGCTGGCCTCGACGCCCTTCCCCCAGGAGGTGCTGTGGCTGGCGCCCCTGCTCTTCTTCGTCCTGCGGCCCCTCTCGGTGGCCATCTCCCTGGCGGGAGCGCCGACGAGCCGCCACCAGCGGGTGCTGATGGGCTGGTTCGGCGTGCGGGGCATCGGCTCGCTCTACTACCTCTATTACGTCCTCGAGCACGGCGTGGAGGGCGCGCTCGCCAGCAAGCTCGTGTCACTCGTCCTCTGGGTGGTGACGGTGTCCATCATCGTCCACGGCATCTCCGTCACGCCGCTGATGAAGCGCTACGAGCAGCGCCCCGAGAAGCAACGGGAAGCCGCCTCGTGA
- a CDS encoding sigma 54-interacting transcriptional regulator: protein MSDELSGSIDGAKDARDLVELATSEDAVGELLRRGLDWLTRVVRFDLATLFLLKDGRLVAVAARGPLANAKVRQHALNLTEFPSLRQALETRRARAFTEEDHAHGDGDPFDGVLDLPPGHSCMVVPLCAGERCYGVLSLDRAECETYPQPVVDLVEVYGQMLATALQAAEQRATFERMHRQDHEHAKLLESQLGGDSEGILETSLSPTMRDLARRARQVAETDTPVLITGETGTGKERLARAIHRWSPRADQPFVTLNCAAIPAGLLESELFGHVKGAFTGATKDRAGRFQMAHGGTLLLDEVGELPVELQAKLLRALQEKTFEPVGSDKTVRADVRILAATHVELQQAIAQKRFREDLYYRLSVFPLRLPPLRERREDLPQLCAFLLEEQARRMGRRGMRVSPAGLARLEAYDWPGNLRELANALERATILTKGTELGPASFDLPVRGAAPRPAPVEGAAAEAPVPDAPLKQGAVPTLAAVQREHIIRVLALTRGRVYGPGGAAALLGLKPSTLQSRMKKLGIARLEQFVVDEV, encoded by the coding sequence ATGTCGGATGAACTTTCAGGCTCTATCGACGGCGCGAAGGATGCTCGGGACCTGGTCGAGCTGGCAACCTCGGAAGACGCGGTGGGTGAGCTGCTCCGTCGAGGACTGGACTGGCTGACGCGGGTGGTGCGCTTCGACCTGGCCACGCTCTTCCTCTTGAAGGACGGGCGGCTGGTGGCCGTGGCGGCGCGCGGTCCGCTGGCCAACGCGAAGGTGCGGCAGCATGCGCTGAACCTCACGGAGTTCCCCTCGCTGCGCCAGGCGCTGGAGACGCGGCGCGCGCGGGCCTTCACGGAGGAGGACCACGCGCACGGAGACGGGGACCCGTTCGACGGCGTGCTGGACTTGCCGCCCGGGCACTCGTGCATGGTGGTGCCGCTGTGCGCGGGCGAGCGCTGCTACGGCGTGCTGTCCCTGGACCGCGCCGAGTGTGAGACGTACCCGCAGCCGGTGGTGGACCTGGTGGAGGTGTACGGGCAGATGCTGGCCACGGCGCTGCAGGCCGCGGAGCAGCGCGCGACCTTCGAGCGGATGCACCGGCAGGACCACGAGCACGCGAAGCTGCTGGAGTCGCAGCTGGGCGGGGACTCGGAGGGCATCCTCGAGACGTCGCTCAGCCCGACGATGAGAGACCTCGCGCGGCGCGCGCGGCAGGTGGCGGAGACGGACACGCCGGTGCTGATTACGGGCGAGACGGGCACGGGCAAGGAGCGGCTGGCGCGGGCCATCCACCGGTGGAGCCCGCGCGCGGACCAGCCCTTCGTCACGCTCAACTGCGCGGCGATTCCGGCGGGGCTCCTGGAGAGCGAGCTGTTCGGCCACGTGAAGGGCGCCTTCACCGGCGCCACGAAGGACCGGGCGGGGCGCTTCCAGATGGCGCACGGGGGCACGCTGCTCCTGGACGAGGTGGGCGAGCTACCGGTGGAGCTGCAGGCGAAGCTGCTGCGCGCGCTGCAGGAGAAGACCTTCGAGCCGGTGGGCAGCGACAAGACGGTGCGCGCGGACGTGCGCATCCTCGCGGCCACGCACGTGGAGCTGCAGCAGGCCATTGCGCAGAAGCGCTTCCGCGAGGACCTCTACTACCGGCTGAGCGTCTTCCCGCTGCGGCTGCCGCCCCTGCGCGAGCGGCGCGAGGACTTGCCGCAGCTGTGCGCCTTCCTCCTGGAGGAGCAGGCGCGGCGCATGGGCCGGCGGGGCATGCGGGTGTCGCCGGCGGGGCTGGCACGGCTGGAGGCGTATGACTGGCCGGGCAACCTGCGCGAGCTGGCCAACGCGCTGGAGCGCGCCACCATCCTGACGAAGGGCACGGAGCTGGGGCCGGCCTCGTTCGACCTGCCGGTGCGCGGCGCGGCGCCCAGGCCCGCTCCGGTGGAGGGGGCGGCGGCGGAGGCGCCCGTGCCGGACGCGCCCTTGAAGCAGGGCGCGGTGCCCACGCTGGCGGCGGTGCAGCGCGAGCACATCATCCGGGTACTGGCGCTGACGCGGGGCCGCGTCTACGGGCCGGGCGGGGCCGCGGCGCTGCTGGGCCTCAAGCCGTCCACGTTGCAGAGCCGGATGAAGAAGCTGGGCATCGCCCGGCTGGAGCAGTTCGTCGTGGACGAGGTGTGA
- a CDS encoding ArsR/SmtB family transcription factor, which produces MQPSTPTNLDRTLAALADPTRRGVVDLLRKQPRRAGELADAFEMSPPAMSRHLRVLRKTGLVEEDSLEDDARVRVYRLCPEPFAALRVWLDEVEAYWEDQLGAFKAHAERTRKGKRP; this is translated from the coding sequence ATGCAGCCCTCCACCCCGACGAACCTGGACCGCACGCTCGCGGCGCTGGCCGACCCCACGCGCCGCGGCGTGGTCGACCTCTTGCGCAAGCAGCCGCGCCGCGCCGGCGAGCTGGCGGACGCCTTCGAGATGAGCCCTCCGGCGATGAGCCGGCACCTGCGCGTGCTGCGCAAGACGGGGCTCGTGGAGGAGGACTCGCTCGAGGACGACGCGCGCGTGCGCGTCTACCGCCTGTGCCCGGAGCCCTTCGCGGCGCTGCGCGTCTGGCTCGACGAGGTGGAGGCCTACTGGGAAGACCAGCTGGGCGCCTTCAAGGCCCATGCGGAGCGGACCCGGAAGGGGAAGCGTCCATGA
- a CDS encoding SRPBCC domain-containing protein, which translates to MTARQPGIADRARVTTFVAVEPDDAFEVFTQETDLWWKQGPRYRFGGARNGVLRFEGRAGGRLLEVFDDATGDAYEVGRVLVWEPGARLVFEWRARAFVPGEVTEVEVRFEPASGGTRVVLEHRGWDALAPTHPVRHGLEASEFIAWMGRWWGELATSYRLHAAKARGPS; encoded by the coding sequence ATGACGGCCCGGCAGCCCGGCATCGCGGACCGCGCCCGCGTCACCACCTTCGTCGCCGTGGAGCCCGACGACGCCTTCGAGGTCTTCACCCAGGAGACCGACCTCTGGTGGAAGCAGGGGCCGCGCTATCGCTTCGGCGGGGCGCGCAACGGCGTGCTGCGCTTCGAGGGCCGGGCGGGTGGCCGGCTCCTCGAGGTGTTCGACGACGCCACCGGGGACGCGTACGAAGTCGGGCGCGTGCTCGTCTGGGAGCCCGGCGCGCGCCTCGTCTTCGAGTGGCGCGCCCGGGCCTTCGTTCCCGGTGAAGTCACCGAGGTGGAGGTCCGCTTCGAGCCGGCCTCCGGTGGGACGCGCGTCGTCCTGGAGCACCGGGGCTGGGACGCGCTGGCGCCCACGCATCCCGTGCGTCATGGGCTGGAGGCGTCGGAGTTCATCGCGTGGATGGGGCGCTGGTGGGGCGAGCTCGCCACGTCCTACCGGCTGCACGCGGCGAAGGCCCGGGGGCCGTCCTAG
- a CDS encoding VOC family protein, whose translation MRKTPEGWPRITPGVFYDDAHAAIEWLGRAFGFETRLKIEGAAGEVVHSELVFGDGVIMVNSANKPPHRSPRSMSGSNTSYLQVYVDDVDAHCARARTAGAKVWQEPETKDYGEDWGTNRSYGAEDPEGHRWWFTQQLTGAKK comes from the coding sequence ATGAGGAAAACGCCCGAGGGTTGGCCCCGAATCACACCCGGTGTCTTCTACGATGACGCCCACGCCGCCATTGAGTGGCTGGGCCGTGCTTTCGGCTTCGAGACGCGCCTGAAGATTGAAGGGGCGGCCGGAGAGGTCGTCCACTCCGAGCTGGTGTTCGGAGACGGCGTCATCATGGTGAACTCGGCCAACAAGCCGCCGCACCGCAGCCCGCGCTCGATGAGCGGGTCCAACACGAGCTACCTCCAGGTCTACGTGGACGACGTGGATGCGCACTGCGCCCGGGCCCGCACGGCCGGCGCGAAGGTGTGGCAGGAGCCGGAGACGAAGGACTACGGCGAGGACTGGGGCACCAACCGGAGCTACGGCGCCGAGGACCCCGAGGGCCACCGCTGGTGGTTCACCCAGCAGCTGACGGGCGCGAAGAAGTAG